The DNA window TTGATAGGGTATATGATTCGACAAAAGCACCTGTTGTTTCAACAGTGGCACTCTCAACTCAATATGGTGTTGAAGTGTATGCAAAAATGAAAGTTGAAAATACAAATGGTTTGGAAATTCTTCAGCAAGGAGCTCTTCTAAGCACTGATAAGGAGAAACTAACATTGACTTCAGCTGATACTCTTGTAAAGGCATCAAGTAATGAACAGATAGAGGAATTAGTAACATTTAGTGACTTGAAGCCAGAAACTACATATTATATTTGTAGCTATGCAGTAAATAGTGAAGCTGTTGGCTATGGAGATGTAAAGACAATTGTAACAGGTAAATCATGGGAACGTAGCTACAACTTTTTTGAAGACTTTAAAACTGCTTCTTCCTTAGACAAATTTACAACATTGCAATTTGGTATAAAAATAGATCGTGGATGGACTCCATTAAAAGCCACCTCTTTTTATGATTCGGCAAAAGCTGCTAATCCATTTGGTACAGCTAATTATGTTTTTGTATCGGAATCATATGCTATTTTAGCTGAAGATGGTGATATTACAGATGCAGATAATGTACTGTTGTTTACTAGTGATTTTACAGATGGTATTAAGGCTCGAATAGGTGTTACGGCTTCTTCTTTTGGAGCTCCTCCAGTCAATAATGCTAATTATTTTGATTCATATGAAATTATAGCTTCATTGACACCTATAAAAACAAAAGCAGATGCAGATAATGCTACTGTTATCTCAAAACAAACCTTAACGGGCAAAACTGTGGGCAAAGAAGTTATTATTCCTTTGACTGGTTTTGATGGGAAGATTGTATATTTAGGAATACGCCATAAATATGAAGCAAAAGGTTATACACTAATAGTTCATGGAGTAACAACTAGTGCTATGTATGCCCCTATTTAATAATATATAGAGTTAATGAAAAGAGGCAAGTTTAAATAACTTTGCCTCTTTTCTTGATTTTGTAAGCATATTTAAAAATTATGAAAACATCTGATTTTCGTTTATTTATATATTTACTAATAGCTTGCATATGTTTGTTTCTGCAAAATGTGCAGGCTGTTCCAGTTGATAGAACGCCTATTAAAGTATTACAACCCGATGGAAAAAGTTTGATGCTAAGAGGACATGGTGATGAATTCTTCCATTATTTAACTACATTGGATAATTACACAGTTGTAAAAGATAAAAATGGTTTTTATTCATATGCAAAATTAAATCAGAACAATGATTTAATTCCTTCAGAATTTGCAGCAAAGAATGAAGCAGAGAGAGGTGCTGAAGAGGTGTTATTCCTTAAATCATTACCAACTCATATCAGAAGTGAAGTTGATATTGTTAACAATGCTACCATACGTAAGAGATCTAGCTCTAAAAACTTGAGTAAAACCAGCCTTACGGGGCAGTTTAAAGGCTTGATTATATTAGCAGATTATCAAGATGTGAAATTTGCAGCAACAGATGCTAATAACGCTTTTTATAATCAGCTTAATCAAAATGATTATAGCGTAAATAATGCAACAGGGAGTGTAAAACAGTATTTTCATGATTGCTCTTCAGGACTTTTTGATACTAGTTTTACAGTAGTTGGGCCAGTAACTTTAAGTCATAATCGATCTTATTATGGAGAAAATGATGATGCAAAAGCTAAAGATATGATAACAGAGGCTTGTAACCTGGCTAATGAACAAATTAACTTCTCAGATTATGATTCTGATCATGATGGCAAAGTTGATATGGTTTATGTTATTTACGCAGGGCATGCAGAAAGCCAAAATGCAAATATGCCAGAACTTGTTTGGCCTCATGCTTCAGCAATAGGAGAATCTTTATACCTTGATAATGTAAGAATCTATCGTTATGCTTGTTCTTCTGAACTTGGTGGACGATATGGCACGCAAGTGATGGACGGAATAGGAACACTATGCCATGAATTTAGTCATGTTTTGGGGTTACCAGATATGTATGACACCGATTATGAAGGAAGCGGTGGGCAAGCTAATGATCCGGGGGATTGGAGTATTATGGCAGCTGGCAGTTATTTGAATAATAGTAAAACACCACCATCTTATTCTTCTTTTGAACGATCTCTGATTGGCTGGCTTAATCCTATTGAAATAACAGGTGTTGGATCTTATAGTCTTGATCCTCTTAATGTAAGTAATAAGGCATATGTAATTTCTGCTCAAAGTCCTAATGAATATTTTTATTTAGAGAACCGCCAACAAACAGGCTGGGATAAGTTTCTTCCCGGGCATGGTATGCTTGTTTTTAGGGTTGATTTGACAAATATGAATGTATGGGCTTCTAATGATATAAATGTTAATCCCAAGCATCTATATTATGAATTATTACGTGCAGACAATGCAAACCAAGGAATAGGAGATCCATTCCCAGGTAGTGGATTTGTTACATCATTGACAGATGAAACGGTTCCATCTATGAAAAGTTGGGGTGGGGTGCCAACAGAAAAGCCTATTACTGATATTCTAGAGAATAATGGATCTATCTCATTTACCATAAAGGATAGTCCGTATGGTTTGTTTACAGAGGACTTTGAATCAATAGTAAAAGAAACATGGACAAAAGAATCTATTGATGGAAATGCGGGACGTTGGACTTTTTCTAATGCTCGTGTGTTTGCTTCATCAGAAGTTGGAGTTGGTAGTGGACAAAAGGTTGCGTCGATAAAGAGTGGTAAGATTGAAATGGATTTTGATCTCAATGAAAAGTTGAAATCTATATCTTTAATGGCTTGTTTAGCTCCTAATTCGATCGGTGCAAAAACAATAAAAATAGAAGTGTCTAAAGATAAAGGGATAAATTGGGTTTCTTATGGTGATGCATTTATTTTTAGTGACACTAATATGGCCTCATATAATTCTACTATAGATATTGAATCTCCTGTGAGGTTAAGAATTGTAGGGGTGGGGCCAGCTCAAGCTTTTTTAGATAATGTAACTGTTAAATATGAGAAAACTGCCACCGGTTTATTTGCCACTGAAAAATTAGCTTCTTGTTTGTATGTACTAGGAAATACTGTGTATTTATATTCAGAGGATGCAGGGGAGCAGACTATTGACGTTTATAATTCTTTAGGGCAAAAAATAGGGATACAGAAATGCGAAGCAGGCTGGAATGAGATTACAATTAATTTAAAAGGATTGTATATAATAAAAGCTAAAGGCAAAACGTATAAAGTATTATTGTGAATCTGTCTTCTTTCTTTTAATGGAGATATATGTAATAATGGGAGTTAAATCGTTAGATTTAACTCCCATTATTGGTTTAATTAAAAAGACTACTAGAAGAGGGCATCTTTATCATTAAAAAGCTTGTTTTCACTTAGTTTTATAACTTTACCAAACTTTTTTAAATCATCTGTTTTAATGTTTTTTGGATTTCCCATAATGGCAATACCTATAGAATGACCTTTGATATTCTTTAGATAGAAGTTATAAATATCATCAAAGGTAAGAGCGTCTATTTTAGATAAGTTCTCTTTTGCTGGATCTTCTGTATATCCAAGCTTTTTGTAGCTCTCATATGCTCTTGCTTTATATCTGAAATCGGGATGAGTTGTTAATGCTTCCTGACGTAAGTAGTTTTTTATATTTTCTATACGTTCAGGATTCTTAGGCATATCATTCAATAAACCCATAAAAACAGCAAGTGCATCTATTGCTTTATCATTTTGGGTTCCTATATTCCCAGAAAAATAAGTTGGCTTATCTTTCAATCCTGTGCTTGCTACATATGCACCTGCTGTATATGCCATTGAACGTTTTTCTCTGATTTCATTTAATACAAGTCCATTGAATCCTCCAGAGAAATACTGGTTAAATGCATCTCGTAATACATCGTCTGTTTTATTATATGTCTCTCCTGGCATAAAAAACAATATCTGACTTTGCTCAGCATCGGAATTTGGCAGGAAGTAAACTGTATTTTCGGAATATTTTGCAAAGTCTTTTACTATAGGTGATTTGCTCTCTTTTTCGTTTGCTACTAAAGGTAGATTCTTACTTAATATATCATATACTTGGTCAAAGTTCATATTGCCTACGTAATAGATCTCTGCTTCATAATTAGAAGCACGATTTATATCACCAGTTAGTTCTGCTATTTGAAGTTCATATACTTCTTTATCTGTTAAATCTTGAATATAATCTGATTTATCCTGATATTTTAGGTACTCATTTAAAGCTGCAGTGAGAATCTGACTATTTTGTTTTTGGATAGATCTGCTTCCAAGTGCACTTCCTTTTAGTTGACTTAATTGCTTATTGTCTAGTTTAGGCATTAATATTTGTCGGGATAGTAACTGACATGCTTGAATTAAAGTATTATCGTATCCTCTCAATGTTATGTTTAAATAGCTATCATTAGCTTGTACATCACAAGTCGCATTTAATTTGCTAAATTCTTTTTTCAGTTCTTGTGCATCATATGAACCCATAATTCCTGCATTATTCATTAAAGAAGCAGCGTAACCTAATCTAGGGAAAACTTCGGTTCCTGCT is part of the uncultured Bacteroides sp. genome and encodes:
- a CDS encoding M6 family metalloprotease domain-containing protein, whose translation is MKTSDFRLFIYLLIACICLFLQNVQAVPVDRTPIKVLQPDGKSLMLRGHGDEFFHYLTTLDNYTVVKDKNGFYSYAKLNQNNDLIPSEFAAKNEAERGAEEVLFLKSLPTHIRSEVDIVNNATIRKRSSSKNLSKTSLTGQFKGLIILADYQDVKFAATDANNAFYNQLNQNDYSVNNATGSVKQYFHDCSSGLFDTSFTVVGPVTLSHNRSYYGENDDAKAKDMITEACNLANEQINFSDYDSDHDGKVDMVYVIYAGHAESQNANMPELVWPHASAIGESLYLDNVRIYRYACSSELGGRYGTQVMDGIGTLCHEFSHVLGLPDMYDTDYEGSGGQANDPGDWSIMAAGSYLNNSKTPPSYSSFERSLIGWLNPIEITGVGSYSLDPLNVSNKAYVISAQSPNEYFYLENRQQTGWDKFLPGHGMLVFRVDLTNMNVWASNDINVNPKHLYYELLRADNANQGIGDPFPGSGFVTSLTDETVPSMKSWGGVPTEKPITDILENNGSISFTIKDSPYGLFTEDFESIVKETWTKESIDGNAGRWTFSNARVFASSEVGVGSGQKVASIKSGKIEMDFDLNEKLKSISLMACLAPNSIGAKTIKIEVSKDKGINWVSYGDAFIFSDTNMASYNSTIDIESPVRLRIVGVGPAQAFLDNVTVKYEKTATGLFATEKLASCLYVLGNTVYLYSEDAGEQTIDVYNSLGQKIGIQKCEAGWNEITINLKGLYIIKAKGKTYKVLL